A part of Deltaproteobacteria bacterium genomic DNA contains:
- a CDS encoding 4Fe-4S binding protein: GPRYCKGCEICVKLCPTQVLGMDMFKVKVVDIDKCTICMACELRCPDFAIFVEKK; encoded by the coding sequence GGCCCGCGCTACTGCAAGGGGTGCGAGATCTGCGTGAAGCTGTGCCCGACCCAGGTGCTGGGCATGGACATGTTCAAGGTGAAGGTGGTCGACATCGACAAGTGCACGATCTGCATGGCGTGCGAGCTGCGGTGCCCCGACTTCGCCATTTTCGTCGAGAAAAAATAG